ATAATACGTCACGGCCCCTAGGAGGCTTTGTTTTGTTCCATAGTGGGGTATCTATTGAAACTATTACTGGTATAAGTCTTTCAAACATATCGTCGTAAGCTCTAGTTTGAATTTTTGATGTATCAATATTATCAAAAAGATCCGGAGAAATAGATATATCGTCAAGATTTATACTATCGTCAAAATTTGAAAAATTCATAGAATTTAAATTATTATTGTTTAATATGTTACAGACCAATAGTGTTATATAAAATATTTTTAAAAATTTTTTTTTCATATATTTATATTCTTTTTAATTTTAATTTTAAAGTTTAAGATTAGTAAAATACAAATTCTTTGCCATAAGATTATTTCAGGTAACGTTAATTTTTTCAAGTTTGCCCTAAATTTGGAGCTAAAATATCACAAAAAAGGGGTTTTTGCCTTTTAAATTAAGCTTTTTTGATTTTTTTAAAAATAAATGTGGATTTTGATTTTTTAAAAATATAAACTTTTAAGAAGTCTAAAATTTTTTTAAAAATTAAAAAACTACGCTAAAAATTAAGGAGCCTTTATGCAACAAAATTTTACTTCAAAAAAATTATTGATAGTTGTTGAAGGAAATATAGGTGCCGGAAAATCTACTTTTTTACGAATATTAAAAGAGCGTTTAAACTTAGATATAATTTATGAACCTACAGATAAATGGCAAAATATTGGCGATGGCGGAAATCTTTTGGATTTATTTTATAAAGATATAAAACGTTGGGCCTATACATTTCAATCTTTTGCTTTTATAACCAGAGTGGAAGCTATAAATGAAAGATTAAAAAACAGTAAAGCAAAAGATGTTCAAATATTAGAACGTTCCGTTTATAGCGATAGATTTTGTTTTGCCAAAAATTGTTATGAAGCAGGCTTGATGTCTTCTTTAGAGTGGCAAATATATAAAGATTGGTTTAAATGGCTTGTTGAAGGGTACACTGAAAAACCTGATGGATTTATTTATTTAAAAACAGATCCTAAAACTTGTTATTCTCGAATGCTTAAACGAGATAGAGATGAAGAAAAATCAGTTCCACTATCTTATCTTGAACTCTTACATAAAAAACATGAAGATTGGTTGATAAATAAAAGTGAAATCATTGATTATATAAAAGATATTCCTGTTTTAAGCTTGGATTGTGATACTGAATTTGAAAATAATATTGAGCATCAAAACCTATTAATTAGTCAAATTGATATGTTTATAAAAGAATTACGGTCAAAATATATTATTCCTGCGAAACAAATTTCGGCACAATTATAGTTTTTATACTATTTATTGGATGTAATTATTTATAAATTTGACAAAAGGTCACTAGAGTTTTAATAATATTAATTGTTGAAATTATTAAAACTATGTGACCTTTTTCTTTTAAGGAATATTTTATGGATGCAGTTACAACTGTCGATTGGGTTAAAGTTGCGGCTTGTATAGCTGCCGGTATTTGTATGGGAATAGGTTCAATTGGTCCATCATTAGGACAGGGTTTTATTGGCGGAAAAGCCTGCGAAAGTATTGGCAAAAAGCCGGAAAGTGCCGGTCTTATAACCAGAACTATGGTTGTTGCACTTGCATTTGCTGAAAGCTCTGCCATCTATGCATTACTTATAGCTTTAGTTTTACTGTTTGTGGTTGCAAAATAATAACAATATGCAATTTAATATTACTTTTTTTATACAAATAATTAATTTTTATATAACCTATTGGTTTTTGAATAATTTTTTATTTAAATCGGTAATTGATTTTATAGAAAAAGAAAAACTTAAAGAAGCACAATTAAATAATGTAATAAAAGAAAAACAAGACTTGTTATTAAATTTGGAATATAAAAAGAGTAAAGAATTAAGTGATTTTCAAAATAAAGTAAATAAAGATTATAAAGCAGAATCAATAGATGCTTTAGATGTGCCAAAAATGTCTCAAATTAATTTAGATGAAAAAGAGATAGATAAAATTACAAAAATAACAAAAGATATGCTTGTAGAAAGGGTTCCGCATGTCGATTGAAGATTTAAGTCTTTTATCTATAATTTTTAATTTTACAATATTTTTTTTATTAATATTGGTTATTTACAATCTTTTTAAAAATTATGGTGCTCCATATTTATATTCAGAAATTGAAAATAAAAAAAAACATGAGCAAGACCTAAAAAATAAAGATCTTTTATTAATAAAAACAAAAGATAATCTTGAAAATGAAATTTATAAGCAACAAGAAAAAATATCTTTTTTGAAAAATAAAGTTGAAAATTGGAAAAATAATTTATTGGAAAAAAAAATAGAAAAAGAATTTGATCATAGCAAATATCTTAATGAATTAAAGAATAAACGAAATTTGCAGTTAAATAATTTTAAGATTGCCGAGTTACAAAAAATAGCCATTCCTGAAGCGGTAAAAAAAGCATATGATGAAATGCTAAATGTTTATGGGGGAACAACGGGCTTAAATTTGACAAGAGAATTGATTAATAAAATAAAGCCTTGAAAATTTTTAAAATAGGACTTGCAGAATGCAGGTAGAAATTAATATTATTGCAAAAAAATATGCCATTGCTTTTTTGAATGTTTTTTCAAATGAAATTTCAGATAAAAATTTGGAAAAATGGATTGAATTAAAAAAATTTTTTAAAAAAAACAGAATGATTTATATTTATTTAAGAATTCCAAGTATTCCATATCTCACAAAGCAAAAGGCTTTAGTTCGTATTTCGCAAGCTCTTGATTTAAATAGGCCTATAACAAAAATGATGTTACTTTTACTTGACCACAATAGAATTGAGTTATTTGATTTTGTTTTGGATAAAATAATTCTTTTATATAGAAAAAGAGTAAATTCAAAGTTATTTAAAGTTTCAAGTTCTCACAATTTGACTGAAAGAGAAAAAGAAGCTGTTACAGAATTTATAAAATCTATTTGGCATGGAGGGGTTTGGACAGAATTTGTAAAAGATGAAAAACTGATAGCAGGTCTTAGGATTCAAAGTTTAACTTTTTTATGGGAGCGTTCCATAGCAAAACAACTTAGAAACGTTAAACGATCTATTTTTAAGCAGGTAGGAATATGGTAAAAAAAGAAACGGATATTATTTCTTTACTTGAAAGGGCTTTAGCGGAAAAGCCTCAGGAAAATTTAGAAGAGGTTGGAACTGTTATTAAAGTTGGGGATGGTATTTGTAAAATTTATGGTTTAACCAATGCTGTTTACGGGGAATTGATTGAATTTGAGAGAGGCAGCCTTGGTATTGTTTTAGATCTTGATGAAGATTATGTTTCGGTTGTCTTGCTTGAAAGTGATATATCGGTAATAGAACAAGAAGTGGCAAGAAGAACCGGTGATGTATTTAGAATTCCTGTTGGGTTTGGATTATTGGGAAGAGTTATTAATTCCGTTGGAAAGCCTTTAGATTCTTTGGGAGAAATAAAAAATGATGATTTTTTCCCAATAGAAAAAATCGCGCCCGGAATAGTTCAACGAGTTCCTGTAAATAGTTCTCTAGAAACCGGAATTACAGTTATAGATGCATTAATTCCAATAGGCAAAGGACAGCGTGAATTATTAATTGGTAATAGAAGTACCGGAAAAACTTCTATAATTTTAGATATTATAAAGCATCAAAAAGATAAAAATGTTATTTGTATTTATGTATCTATAGGTCATAAACAGGCTAATACGGCAAGAATTGTTTATCAATTGGAAAAATTTCAAGCCATGGATTATACAATTATTGTTGATGCTGATGCAAAAGAAACGGCGTTAGACCAATATTTAGCTCCATATAGCGGCTGTGCAATTGGTGAATACTTCATGAAGCAAGGTAGAGATGTTTTAATTATATATGACGATTTAAGTAAACATGCTATTGCATATAGAGAATTATCATTACTTCTAAGACGTCCGCCTGGAAGAGAAGCTTATCCCGGAGATATTTTTTATATACACTCAAGATTATTGGAAAGAGCTGGAAAGATATCCAAAGAGTTAGGTGGTGGATCTTTAACAGCTATTCCTATTGCACAAACTCAAGATGAAGATATTTCTGCATATATTCCAACAAATTTAATATCAATTACCGATGGTCAAATATTTTTAGATACAAATTTGTTTAATAATGGAATCAGACCCGCAGTTAATATTGGATTGTCTGTTTCTCGTGTTGGTAGTGCGGCGCAATCTAAAGCTATAAAAAAAGTTGCAGGTGCTTTAAAATTGGAAATTGCTCAATACAATGAACTTCTTGCATTTGCTCAATTTGGTTCTGAATTGGACAAAGCAAGTCAAAAGGCTTTAGATCGTGGTCGAAGAGCTGTTGAAATTTTAAAACAGAATGAATATGAAACATATTCATTTGTTGATCAATCTTTATTTTTGTTTTTATTAAAAGAAAATTATTTGGATGATTTGGATTATTCTAAAATAAAAGCATTCGTTTTAGAATTTGCAAGTTATTTTAAGGCTACTTTTAAAAATAGTTATGATAATATATTGCAAAGTGGTGAGTTAAGTGATAAAAATATTTTGGAAATTAGAAAAGCTATTGATGAATTCAAATTAATTTTTGCAAACTAGTGAAAAGAATAATTTTTTTTTTAATACTACTATTTTTTCTGTCTTCATGCGGTAAAAAACAAAAAAATATTTTTGATTTTACTCCAAAAAAAGAGCACTTTAAAGTTAACAGACTGGATCTGTGTTCAATAAAAAATTTAAAAATTCAAAAAAATGAATTTGGTAATTTTATATCTTGGAAAGATGTTGATTATAAAAGTTCCAATTCAAAAATAAAATTTTTGGGATTTAATGTTTATAGACTTGTTAAATCATTAATTATTCCGAAAAAGCCTTTAAATAATTCTTATGTAAAAAATAACTTTTTTCTAGATAAAGAAGTTCTAA
The Candidatus Dependentiae bacterium genome window above contains:
- the atpE gene encoding ATP synthase F0 subunit C; translation: MDAVTTVDWVKVAACIAAGICMGIGSIGPSLGQGFIGGKACESIGKKPESAGLITRTMVVALAFAESSAIYALLIALVLLFVVAK
- a CDS encoding F0F1 ATP synthase subunit delta, translating into MQVEINIIAKKYAIAFLNVFSNEISDKNLEKWIELKKFFKKNRMIYIYLRIPSIPYLTKQKALVRISQALDLNRPITKMMLLLLDHNRIELFDFVLDKIILLYRKRVNSKLFKVSSSHNLTEREKEAVTEFIKSIWHGGVWTEFVKDEKLIAGLRIQSLTFLWERSIAKQLRNVKRSIFKQVGIW
- a CDS encoding deoxynucleoside kinase encodes the protein MQQNFTSKKLLIVVEGNIGAGKSTFLRILKERLNLDIIYEPTDKWQNIGDGGNLLDLFYKDIKRWAYTFQSFAFITRVEAINERLKNSKAKDVQILERSVYSDRFCFAKNCYEAGLMSSLEWQIYKDWFKWLVEGYTEKPDGFIYLKTDPKTCYSRMLKRDRDEEKSVPLSYLELLHKKHEDWLINKSEIIDYIKDIPVLSLDCDTEFENNIEHQNLLISQIDMFIKELRSKYIIPAKQISAQL
- the atpA gene encoding F0F1 ATP synthase subunit alpha gives rise to the protein MVKKETDIISLLERALAEKPQENLEEVGTVIKVGDGICKIYGLTNAVYGELIEFERGSLGIVLDLDEDYVSVVLLESDISVIEQEVARRTGDVFRIPVGFGLLGRVINSVGKPLDSLGEIKNDDFFPIEKIAPGIVQRVPVNSSLETGITVIDALIPIGKGQRELLIGNRSTGKTSIILDIIKHQKDKNVICIYVSIGHKQANTARIVYQLEKFQAMDYTIIVDADAKETALDQYLAPYSGCAIGEYFMKQGRDVLIIYDDLSKHAIAYRELSLLLRRPPGREAYPGDIFYIHSRLLERAGKISKELGGGSLTAIPIAQTQDEDISAYIPTNLISITDGQIFLDTNLFNNGIRPAVNIGLSVSRVGSAAQSKAIKKVAGALKLEIAQYNELLAFAQFGSELDKASQKALDRGRRAVEILKQNEYETYSFVDQSLFLFLLKENYLDDLDYSKIKAFVLEFASYFKATFKNSYDNILQSGELSDKNILEIRKAIDEFKLIFAN